From one Felis catus isolate Fca126 chromosome E2, F.catus_Fca126_mat1.0, whole genome shotgun sequence genomic stretch:
- the ZNF382 gene encoding zinc finger protein 382 isoform X3: MLENYCHLISVGFHMTKPDMIRKLEQGEELWTTERIFPSQSYLEEDGKAEDVLVKFKEYQDRHSRSVIFNHKRLIKERSNIFGKTLTIGKNRIISKTALCEYKPDGKVFKNISELVSRNISPGREKFGESNGWEKSLLNSKNEKIYTTVNLYKQTERSVSGKQELIQHQKDQTPEQSLDHNECEKSFLMKGMLFTHTRAHRGEKSLEYNKDGIALIEKSNLSVHSQTLIEKKPHTYSKYGKFLCRKSIFIMHQRSQTEEKPFQCPYCGNSFRRKSYLIEHQRIHTGEKPYVCNQCGKAFRQKTALTLHEKTHIEGKPYICMDCGKSFRQKATLTRHHKTHTGEKAYECTQCGSAFRKKSYLIDHQRTHTGEKPYQCNECGKAFIQKTTLTVHQRTHTGEKPYICNECGKSFCQKTTLTLHQRIHTGEKPYICNECGKSFRQKAILTVHQRIHTGEKSNGCPQCGKAFSRKSNLIRHQKTHTGEKPYECKECGKFFSCKSNLIVHQKTHKVETMGIQ, from the coding sequence AAGAAGATGGGAAAGCTGAAGATGTTTTAGTGAAGTTCAAAGAATACCAAGACAGGCATTCTAGATCAGTCATATTCAACCACAAAAGACTAATTAAGGAAAGAAGTAATATTTTTGGGAAAACACTTACTATAGGCAAGAACCGTATTATTTCAAAAACAGCACTATGTGAATATAAGCCTgatggaaaggtttttaaaaatatttcagaattagTCAGTAGAAATATAAGCCCTGGAAGAGAGAAGTTTGGTGAGAGTAATGGATGGGAGAAATCACTCCTCAATTCTAAGAATGAGAAAATTTATACTACAGTGAATCTctataaacaaacagaaaggagTGTGAGTGGTAAACAAGAGCTTATTCAACATCAGAAGGATCAAACTCCAGAGCAATCATTAGATCATAATGAATGTGAAAAATCCTTCCTTATGAAAGGAATGTTATTTACACATACTAGGgctcacagaggagaaaaatccCTTGAATACAATAAAGATGGAATAGCCCTAATTGAAAAGTCAAATCTCAGTGTCCATTCACAAACTCTTATTGAGAAGAAACCCCATACATACAGCAAATATGGGAAGTTCCTCTGCAGGAAGTCCATTTTTATCATGCATCAGAGATCTCAAACAGAAGAGAAACCCTTTCAGTGTCCTTACTGTGGGAACAGCTTTAGAAGGAAGTCATATCTCATTGAACATCAACGAATTCACACAGGTGAGAAACCTTATGTTTGCAAtcaatgtggaaaagccttccgTCAAAAAACAGCCCTCACTCTTCATGAGAAAACACATATAGAGGGGAAACCCTATATCTGTATGGATTGTGGGAAGTCCTTCCGCCAGAAGGCAACTCTCACTAGACATCACAAAACACATACAGGGGAGAAAGCCTATGAATGTACTCAGTGTGGAAGTGCTTTTAGAAAGAAGTCATACCTCATTGAtcatcagagaactcacacaggagagaaaccatatcaatgtaatgaatgtgggaaggcATTTATCCAGAAGACAACCCTCACTgtacatcagagaactcacacaggagagaaaccctatatTTGCAATGAATGTGGGAAGTCCTTCTGCCAAAAGACAACCCTCACTCTCcatcaaagaattcatacagGGGAAAAACCCTACAtttgtaatgaatgtgggaagtcCTTCCGCCAGAAGGCAATCCTCACTGTTCATCAGAGGATACATACAGGAGAGAAATCCAATGGATGTCCtcagtgtgggaaagcctttagtaGGAAATCAAACCTCATTCGCCACCAGAAaactcacacaggagagaaaccatatgaatgtaaagaatgtgggaagTTCTTCAGTTGTAAGTCAAACCTCATTGTACATCAGAAAACTCACAAAGTAGAAACCATGGGAATTCAGTAA